One genomic region from Trueperaceae bacterium encodes:
- the nuoL gene encoding NADH-quinone oxidoreductase subunit L has translation MTDLVQWAALAPLLALAGALVNGLFGRSLKEPAPGIIGSAAVGAGFVLSLVAFLGVAGSGEAVRVGFGDFLTAGSFTLALGFHLDQLSVLMMLIITGVGFLIHVYSIGYMHGDPGYSRYFAQLNLFVASMLVLVMADSFVLMFVGWEGVGVCSFLLIGFWYRDLANASAGRKAFIVNRVGDVGFLLAMFLTFKVFGSLDIQTVSAMAPTMLYGSAVLTGIGLLYLLAAAGKSAQLPLHVWLPDAMAGPTPVSALIHAATMVTAGVYLIARTSAVYAVAPGALATVAWVGVLTALVAAIAAVGQTDIKRILAYSTISQVGFMIAAVGAGAYWAGIFHVLTHAFFKALLFLGAGSVIHALGGEQDVRKMGGLGRRMKVTGTTALIATLAIAGVPFLSGFFSKDTIVVATFTSGVLAGVGGEVLYALLMVTAGITAFYMFRWYYLVFAGEERMERGVSAKVHESPSVMTVPLVILAVGSVLVGYLGLPAFLADNRIGAWLGHATAAGEFSHPSVATEWLLLLASVVVAFIGLALGYWVYVLGKGALAKRLGGTPLASASRGAFGVDGLYKALFVDTGSGTAEAVTLFDREVVDRGLLGLSGVVPLIGGLLRRVQSGRVRAYAFAMLLGAAGLVAAAALVGVLK, from the coding sequence ATGACCGACCTCGTCCAGTGGGCCGCCCTCGCGCCGCTGCTCGCCCTCGCCGGCGCCTTGGTGAACGGCCTGTTCGGCCGCAGCCTCAAGGAGCCCGCCCCCGGCATCATCGGCAGCGCCGCCGTCGGGGCGGGCTTCGTCCTCTCGCTCGTCGCCTTCCTCGGCGTCGCCGGCTCCGGCGAGGCCGTGCGCGTCGGCTTCGGCGACTTCCTCACCGCCGGTAGCTTCACCCTCGCGCTCGGCTTCCACCTCGATCAGCTCAGCGTCCTGATGATGCTGATCATCACGGGCGTCGGGTTCCTCATCCACGTCTACTCGATCGGGTACATGCACGGCGACCCGGGCTACTCCCGCTACTTCGCCCAGCTCAACCTCTTCGTCGCCTCCATGCTCGTGCTCGTCATGGCCGACTCGTTCGTGCTCATGTTCGTCGGCTGGGAAGGCGTGGGGGTCTGCTCCTTCCTCCTCATCGGCTTCTGGTACCGCGACCTCGCCAACGCGAGCGCCGGCCGCAAGGCGTTCATCGTCAACCGCGTCGGCGACGTCGGCTTCCTGCTCGCGATGTTCCTAACCTTCAAGGTCTTCGGCAGCCTCGACATCCAGACGGTCAGCGCCATGGCGCCCACCATGTTGTACGGCTCCGCCGTGCTCACCGGCATCGGGCTCCTGTACCTGCTCGCCGCGGCCGGCAAGTCGGCGCAACTCCCGCTCCACGTCTGGCTGCCGGACGCCATGGCGGGCCCGACGCCCGTCTCGGCGCTCATCCACGCGGCCACCATGGTCACGGCCGGCGTCTACCTGATCGCGCGCACCAGCGCCGTGTACGCGGTCGCGCCCGGCGCGCTCGCCACCGTCGCCTGGGTCGGGGTCCTGACGGCGCTCGTGGCGGCCATCGCGGCCGTCGGGCAGACCGACATCAAGCGCATCCTCGCGTACTCGACGATCTCGCAGGTCGGCTTCATGATCGCCGCCGTCGGGGCGGGCGCCTACTGGGCCGGCATCTTCCACGTCCTCACCCACGCCTTCTTCAAGGCGCTCCTCTTCCTCGGCGCGGGCTCCGTCATCCACGCCCTCGGCGGCGAGCAGGACGTGCGCAAGATGGGCGGCCTCGGCAGGCGGATGAAGGTCACGGGCACGACGGCGCTCATCGCTACCCTCGCCATCGCGGGCGTGCCGTTCCTGTCGGGCTTCTTCAGCAAGGACACCATCGTGGTCGCCACCTTCACGAGCGGCGTGCTCGCCGGGGTGGGCGGCGAGGTGCTCTACGCCCTCCTGATGGTCACGGCCGGCATCACGGCGTTCTACATGTTCCGCTGGTACTACCTCGTCTTCGCAGGCGAGGAGCGCATGGAGCGCGGCGTGAGCGCCAAGGTCCACGAGTCGCCGAGCGTCATGACCGTGCCGCTCGTGATCCTCGCCGTCGGCAGCGTCCTCGTCGGCTACCTCGGGCTGCCGGCCTTCCTGGCCGACAACCGCATCGGCGCCTGGCTCGGCCACGCCACGGCCGCCGGCGAGTTCTCGCACCCGAGCGTCGCCACCGAGTGGCTGCTGCTCCTCGCCTCGGTGGTGGTGGCCTTCATCGGCCTCGCCCTCGGGTACTGGGTCTACGTTCTCGGTAAGGGCGCCCTGGCCAAGCGCCTCGGCGGCACGCCCCTGGCAAGCGCCTCGCGCGGGGCCTTCGGCGTGGACGGCCTCTACAAGGCCCTGTTCGTCGACACCGGCAGCGGCACGGCCGAGGCCGTCACGCTCTTCGACCGCGAGGTCGTCGACCGCGGCCTCCTGGGTCTGAGCGGCGTCGTGCCGCTCATCGGTGGCCTTTTGCGGCGCGTTCAGTCCGGCCGGGTGCGCGCCTACGCCTTCGCGATGCTGCTCGGAGCGGCAGGCCTAGTAGCGGCCGCCGCCCTCGTGGGGGTGCTCAAGTGA
- the nuoK gene encoding NADH-quinone oxidoreductase subunit NuoK, whose amino-acid sequence MVGTEYYVALSAVLFAVGGVGVLTRRSAIMLFLSVELMLNAANLAMVAFARSWSASGAATALNGQTAVFIVLAVAAAEVAVGLGILVAIFRNRVSTDVDELSEVRA is encoded by the coding sequence ATGGTCGGCACCGAGTACTACGTCGCCCTCAGCGCCGTCCTCTTCGCCGTCGGCGGCGTCGGGGTCCTGACGCGGCGGAGCGCCATCATGCTCTTCCTGTCCGTCGAGCTGATGCTCAACGCCGCCAACCTGGCCATGGTCGCCTTCGCCCGCAGCTGGAGCGCCAGCGGCGCGGCGACGGCCCTCAACGGACAGACGGCGGTGTTCATCGTGCTGGCCGTCGCGGCCGCCGAGGTGGCCGTCGGCTTGGGCATCCTCGTCGCCATCTTCCGTAACCGCGTGAGCACCGACGTGGACGAGCTATCGGAGGTGCGCGCATGA
- a CDS encoding NADH-quinone oxidoreductase subunit M, producing the protein MTAVLTILVPLVTAALVLLLRGSTLLTRLVAMAGAVATLVLAVLLPGSRPFSAEWLPGLGVSFSVDGNGAASVLVFAVALMMIPALLVALTRVEKGAAGFAALLLAAEAGLAGIFMARDLIVFYVFWEATLVPGLLLLGLYGGEKRREATAKYLVYAVTGSFFMLVGILALKTLSGAASFDVIDLMLVTPDLPVATQTWLFIGLAVGMAVKLPIWPLHSWLVDLNEQNHPSGAADVLGSLYKVGAFGFFAWGIPLLPAGALRVGPILLALAAVTALYGAFGAIGSTHLKRFLAYGSLSHMGIIGVGIFGMHLAGLNGAMYFLAAQMVSTGGLFLVGGMLYHRRRTFDLRDYGGLAKSAPALAALGLLVIFAFIGVPGLSNFPGEFMSLMGAFQNAPWPAAVATLAVIAAGVYGVNLYQRVFQGDGEAPVKDLDALEMYVLLPVVVGVLWFGVMAAPQLRRIEAQSQLTTLQLERVATPPMPGETLSLGGAK; encoded by the coding sequence GTGACCGCCGTCCTCACCATCCTCGTCCCCCTGGTCACCGCCGCGCTCGTGCTGCTGCTGAGGGGCTCGACGCTCCTCACGCGGCTCGTCGCCATGGCGGGCGCCGTCGCCACGCTCGTGCTCGCCGTCCTCCTGCCAGGCTCGCGGCCGTTCTCCGCCGAGTGGCTCCCCGGCCTGGGCGTGAGCTTCAGCGTCGACGGCAACGGCGCTGCTTCGGTGCTCGTCTTCGCCGTCGCGCTGATGATGATCCCGGCCCTCCTCGTCGCCCTCACACGCGTCGAGAAGGGCGCCGCCGGCTTCGCCGCGCTCCTGCTGGCGGCCGAGGCCGGGCTCGCGGGCATCTTCATGGCGCGCGACCTCATCGTCTTCTACGTCTTCTGGGAGGCCACGCTCGTGCCCGGCCTCCTCCTCCTCGGGCTCTACGGGGGCGAGAAGCGCCGCGAGGCGACGGCCAAGTACCTCGTGTACGCCGTCACGGGCTCCTTCTTCATGCTCGTCGGCATCCTCGCCCTGAAGACGCTCTCCGGCGCGGCGTCGTTCGACGTCATCGACCTCATGCTCGTCACGCCCGACCTGCCGGTCGCCACGCAGACGTGGCTCTTCATCGGCCTGGCGGTCGGGATGGCCGTCAAGCTCCCCATCTGGCCGCTGCACTCCTGGCTGGTCGACCTGAACGAGCAGAACCACCCGTCCGGCGCCGCCGACGTGCTCGGCTCGCTCTACAAGGTCGGGGCGTTCGGCTTCTTCGCCTGGGGCATACCGCTCCTGCCAGCCGGCGCCTTGCGCGTCGGGCCCATCCTCCTGGCCCTGGCCGCCGTCACGGCCCTCTACGGCGCGTTCGGCGCCATCGGCTCGACGCACCTGAAGCGCTTCCTCGCCTACGGGTCGCTCTCCCACATGGGCATAATCGGCGTCGGCATCTTCGGCATGCACCTGGCCGGCCTCAACGGCGCCATGTACTTCCTGGCAGCCCAGATGGTCTCGACCGGCGGGCTCTTCCTCGTAGGCGGCATGCTCTACCACCGCCGGCGCACCTTCGACCTGCGCGACTACGGCGGCCTCGCCAAGTCCGCGCCCGCGCTCGCCGCCCTCGGCCTGCTCGTCATCTTCGCCTTCATCGGGGTGCCCGGCCTCTCCAACTTCCCTGGCGAGTTCATGTCGCTCATGGGCGCCTTCCAGAACGCGCCATGGCCGGCCGCCGTCGCCACCCTCGCCGTCATCGCGGCGGGCGTGTACGGCGTGAACCTCTACCAGCGCGTCTTCCAGGGGGATGGCGAAGCGCCGGTCAAGGACCTCGACGCTCTGGAGATGTACGTGCTGCTGCCCGTCGTCGTCGGCGTGCTCTGGTTCGGGGTGATGGCGGCCCCGCAGCTGCGCCGCATCGAGGCGCAGTCGCAGCTCACGACCCTGCAGCTCGAGCGGGTAGCAACGCCGCCCATGCCCGGGGAGACGTTGAGCCTCGGAGGTGCCAAGTGA
- a CDS encoding NADH-quinone oxidoreductase subunit J, which yields MVAFVILAALMLAGGIGVVTLRQPVHAALALVGTLLALAVTYVTLQAHFLAAIQVIVYAGAIMVLFLFVIMLLNVSGERTGDKLKWLKPAAWASAGVTVAGLVVVYFLQRQPLPGAAVVDGALGGGGAERIGEVLFTDYLLAFQLVGVLLLTGVVAAVSLVQRAAPETRPQRGSAARSAPHEPTSASVTGVALDDELVHGGH from the coding sequence ATGGTCGCCTTCGTCATCCTAGCCGCGCTCATGCTCGCCGGCGGCATCGGGGTCGTGACGCTGCGGCAGCCGGTCCACGCCGCGCTTGCGCTCGTCGGCACGCTCCTGGCCCTCGCGGTCACTTACGTGACGCTGCAAGCGCACTTCCTCGCCGCCATCCAGGTCATCGTCTACGCGGGCGCCATCATGGTGCTCTTCCTCTTCGTGATCATGCTCCTCAACGTGAGCGGCGAGCGGACCGGCGACAAGCTCAAGTGGCTCAAGCCCGCCGCCTGGGCCAGCGCCGGCGTCACCGTCGCCGGGCTCGTGGTCGTCTACTTCCTGCAGCGGCAGCCGCTGCCCGGTGCCGCCGTCGTCGACGGCGCCCTTGGCGGCGGCGGCGCCGAGCGCATAGGCGAGGTCCTCTTCACGGACTACCTGCTCGCCTTCCAACTCGTCGGCGTGCTGCTCCTCACGGGCGTGGTCGCGGCCGTGAGCCTCGTCCAGCGCGCCGCGCCGGAGACGCGCCCCCAGCGGGGCTCCGCCGCGCGCTCGGCGCCGCATGAGCCGACCTCCGCGTCCGTTACCGGCGTCGCCCTCGACGACGAGCTCGTGCACGGAGGCCACTGA
- a CDS encoding NADH-quinone oxidoreductase subunit H — MTHDPLWITFIKALVVCVLLLGAFAYMTLIERKLLGRFQHRPGPNMVGPGGWLQPIADAIKTIFKEDLNVTAADKFVLVLAPAISIVFALSAFGAIPAGPAGSLFGFNPWVMDLDIGLLYILAATSLGVYGIFLGGWAANSKYALLGSLRSSAQIISYELGLGLSVLAVIIVAGTLNLREIVELNIWSVSPWLWPGLLLAFATFVISGTAEVNRTPFDLPEAEQELVAGYLTEYSSIKWALYQMAEYVNMLTASAFISTLFLGGYRGPRFLDALIPGVSEWPFIWLFVKMAIFMFMFIWLKATLPRLRYDQLMRFGWIYVFEFALAAALITGAVVAFVI; from the coding sequence GTGACCCACGACCCGCTGTGGATCACGTTCATCAAGGCGCTCGTCGTCTGCGTGCTGCTCCTCGGGGCGTTCGCATACATGACGCTCATCGAGCGCAAGCTCCTCGGGCGCTTCCAGCACCGCCCCGGCCCGAACATGGTCGGCCCCGGCGGCTGGCTGCAGCCCATCGCCGACGCCATCAAGACGATCTTCAAGGAAGACCTCAACGTCACGGCCGCCGACAAGTTCGTGCTCGTCCTCGCGCCCGCCATCAGCATCGTCTTCGCGCTCTCGGCCTTCGGCGCCATCCCCGCCGGGCCGGCCGGCAGCCTCTTCGGCTTCAACCCGTGGGTGATGGACCTCGACATCGGGCTCCTCTACATCCTCGCGGCGACGTCGCTGGGCGTGTACGGCATCTTCCTCGGCGGTTGGGCGGCCAACAGCAAGTACGCGCTGCTCGGTAGCCTGCGCTCCAGCGCCCAGATCATCTCGTACGAGCTCGGCCTGGGCCTGAGCGTGCTCGCGGTCATCATCGTGGCCGGCACGCTCAACCTGCGCGAGATCGTCGAGCTCAACATCTGGTCTGTGAGCCCCTGGCTCTGGCCTGGGCTGCTCCTCGCCTTCGCCACGTTCGTCATCTCCGGCACGGCCGAGGTGAACCGCACGCCGTTCGACTTGCCCGAGGCCGAGCAGGAGCTCGTGGCCGGCTACCTGACGGAGTACTCCTCCATCAAGTGGGCGCTCTACCAGATGGCCGAGTACGTGAACATGCTGACGGCCTCCGCGTTCATCTCCACGCTCTTCCTCGGCGGCTACCGGGGGCCGCGCTTCCTCGACGCGCTCATCCCCGGCGTCTCGGAGTGGCCGTTCATATGGCTGTTCGTGAAGATGGCCATCTTCATGTTCATGTTCATCTGGCTCAAGGCGACGCTGCCGCGCCTGCGTTACGACCAGCTCATGCGCTTCGGCTGGATCTACGTCTTCGAGTTCGCGTTGGCGGCGGCGCTCATCACGGGGGCGGTGGTCGCGTTTGTCATCTGA
- the nuoI gene encoding NADH-quinone oxidoreductase subunit NuoI, which translates to MSVIDIAKGMGLTLGYMFKRPVTVQYPRDKVTIQPRFRGRHHLLRHPDTGLEKCIGCSLCAAACPAYAIYVEAAENDPADPVSPGERYAKIYEINMLRCIFCGFCEEACPTGAVVLGHEFEMADFRYQDFVYRKEDMLVGTKGGKWQRREAEAKGKDVKLGFEAGPRPELEGVDY; encoded by the coding sequence ATGAGCGTCATCGACATCGCCAAGGGCATGGGGCTGACCCTGGGGTACATGTTCAAGCGCCCCGTGACGGTCCAGTACCCGCGCGACAAGGTCACGATCCAGCCGCGCTTCCGCGGCCGGCACCACCTCCTCAGGCACCCTGACACGGGCCTCGAGAAGTGCATCGGCTGCAGCCTGTGCGCCGCGGCCTGCCCCGCCTACGCCATCTACGTCGAGGCGGCGGAGAACGACCCCGCCGACCCCGTCTCGCCGGGCGAGCGCTACGCGAAGATCTACGAGATCAACATGCTGCGCTGCATCTTCTGCGGCTTCTGCGAGGAGGCGTGCCCGACCGGGGCCGTCGTGCTCGGCCACGAGTTCGAGATGGCGGACTTCCGCTACCAGGACTTCGTCTACCGCAAGGAGGACATGCTCGTAGGCACGAAGGGCGGCAAGTGGCAGCGCCGGGAGGCCGAGGCGAAGGGCAAGGACGTCAAGCTGGGGTTCGAGGCCGGACCCCGTCCCGAGCTGGAAGGCGTCGACTACTGA